The DNA window AACTAGTGGAACAGTTGATATAAAACATGACGAAGGCACTCTAGGTTATTTTTGGAATAAAATTTACCATATGATATTGCCAGCCATTACGTATGCAATATTAGGCACCACTGGAGTTGTTCAATATCTTCGTTCAGAAATTATTGATGCGAAATCAATGGATTATGTTCGTACTGCTCGAAGTAAAGGAATTCCAGTACGAAAGGTTTACAGCCGGCATATTTTTAGAAATTCCTTATTACCAATAGCTGCCTTTTTTGGTTTCACTATAACTGGATTGCTTACCGGCTCTATTTTTATCGAATCTATTTTCGGTTATCCTGGGATGGGTCAATTGTTTATTCAATCCATCTCATCTCGAGACTATAGTGTCATTACTGCATTAGTAATGCTTTTCGGCTTCTTAACATTATTAGGTAGTCTCTTGTCCGATATCATCATGAGTATAGTAGATCCTCGCATTAGGATAGAGTGACGAAAATAAGGGTTAAGGAGAGAGGGAAAATGACTAAAACGTTGGAATTTAAAAAAACAGGAAATTTGATAGATGAAGTTAATAGCTCTCCACCTACTGGTTTTCAAGTACTTGTACGAGAGTTTAAAAAAGATAAATTAGCTATGTTCTCATTATTCGCTTTAGTATTAGGTATTTTAGGAATCTATATCGCGGCTATGTTTATAGATCAAGAAGCTCTCATGAAAGTGAGCCTTCGTGACAAGTTTGGAGAACCAGGGGAGAAGTTTTTTCTTGGGGCTGACCAAGGTGGCCGTTCCATTATAGGGCAATTAATCATCGGTGCGCGAAACTCCATTACGATTGCTTTATCAGTAACGATTATTACAGGAGTTATAGGAGTAGCCGTAGGATTAATTACAGGTTACTTTGGTGGTTGGATAGATAATATTTTTATGCGTATTATTGATTTCTTTATCACCATTCCTACACTAATGATTATTATCGTTTTTGTTACAATTATCCCGAAATATACAATAGCTAGTTTTGTATTAATTATGAGTGCATTCTTGTGGGTCGGTACTGCACGACTTGTAAGGAGTAAGTCGCTTACGGAAAGTAGACGCGATTATGTTAATGCGTCAAAAACATTGGGAACAAGAGACGCCACAATCATTTTCAAAGAAATTATGCCAAATCTAAGTTCCATCCTTATTGTAGAATTAACGCTTAGTTTTGCGGGGAATGTAGGACTGGAAACAGGATTATCTTATTTAGGATTTGGATTGCCACAATCTGTTCCAAGTTTAGGGACACTTGTAAGCTATGCGAATAATCCATTGATTTTAGAAGATAAGTGGTGGGTTTGGTTACCAGCATCTTTATTAATTTTAGTATTAATGCTAGCCATCAACTATGTTGGTCAGGCAATTCGTCGTTCTGCCGATGCAAGACAACGTCAGGGGTAACGATTGGTATTAAACGATTTTCGTTTGATATATAGAAAGATATAAAAAGGAGGAAAAAGAATGAGTAAAAAGCTTTGGGCATTACTAGCAGTACTTATAGCTTTCATGCTTGTGCTTGGTGCATGTAACAATGACGACAAAGAAGGAACTACAGGTACAGAAGTAAAAGAACCTGAAAAAACAGAAGAAAAAGAAGAAGAAAAAGAAGAAGTAGCAGAGCCGACAGAACCAGGAGATTCATCAGAATTTCCTTTATCAGTAAACAATGAAGGAGATGCAATTACAGGTGGAACGTTAAAAGTTGCACTGGGTACAGATACTCCATTCCAAGGAATTTTCTCACTTGTATTATATGAAGATGGCTATGATGCAGATATTATGGAATATGCAGATAACTCAATCTTCGCTACTGATGGTGACCTATTAATCACTGACAAAGGAATAGCATCATTAGAAGCAGATCCAAAAACGAATAAGGCTATAATTAAAATTCGTGAAGGCGTTAAATGGTCTGACGGAGAACCTCTTAAAATTGAAGATGTAATTTACCCATATTTAATTATCGGTCACCCTGATTACCAAGGGATTCGTTATGATGGTGATTTCCAAAACATTATTGGTGCAGTTGAGTACCACGATGGAAAAGCAGACACAATCTCAGGATTAAAAAAATTGGATGAATCTACTTTAGAAATTTCATTCAACAAATTATCACCTGCAATTTTCTCGGGTGGTGATGGAGTATGGGGTTCTGCGGAACCAAGTCATATCTTAAAAGACATTCCAGTAGGACAGCTTTTAGAGTCTGATGCAGTTCGTAAAAACCCTGTAACATTAGGTGCTTTCAAATATGATAAAATCGTACCTGGTGAATCCGTACAATTCGTAAGAAATGAAAACTACTGGAAAGGTGCTCCTAAACTGGACGGAGTTCTTTTGAAAGCAGTACCATCTGCTTCTATATCAAAAGCAATTCAAACAGGTGAATATCATATGACAGCTGGCTCATTACCAGCAACAAAATATCCTGAAATAAAAGATTTTGACAACATTACAATCTTGGCTCAACCAGAGCTTTCTTATTCTTATTTAGGATTCAAATTAGGTAAATATGATACAGCAACTGGACTTTCTACAATGGATCCAGCAGCTAAAATGAGTGATGTAAAATTACGTCAAGCAATGGGTTATGCACTTGATGTAGAGCAAGTGAATGAGGTTTATTACGATAACCTACGCTCTCGTGCGACATCTTTAATTCCACCAGCATTTTCAACATTCTTTGATGATTCTTTAAAAGGCTATACGTATAACAAAGATCAAGCAATTGCATTGTTAGACGAAGCTGGTTACAAAGATACAGATGGAGACGGATTCCGCGAAAATCCAAAAGGTGAAAAATTAGAAATTAAGTTCGCAGGAATGGCTGGCGATGCAATCGCAGAAGAAATGGCAGCGTTCTGGATTCAAAACTGGGCGGATGTTGGGCTAAAGGTTGTATTATCAACAGGACGTTTAATCGAATTCAACTCTTTCTACGATAAAGTAGAAGCGGATGATCCAGAAATCGATATTTATATGGCTGCATGGGGAACAGGTACTAACCCATCTCCAGCAGGTTTATATGGTAAAGAAGCAGCATTTAACTTCAGTCGTTTCACAACTCCGGAGTTAGATGAGTTGCTTAAAGCAATCGATTCTCCAGAAGCATTCGATTCAAATTACCGTGCAAATGCATTCCGTGAATGGCAATTATACATGGAAGAAAATGCACCAGTTATTCCAACTCAATTCCGTACTGCAATTTACACAATCAATAAAGGTGTAAAAAATTACGATGTTGATCGTGCAAATGAAGAATTCGATTTAAGTCAAGTAGAATTACTTGCTGAAGAACCAGTTAAGTCAACGAAATAATATTCAAATTGAAAAACGCCATTCGTGATAAACGGATGGCGTTTTTCATATTATTTACGAAGGATGTGATCGTAATAAGACTATTACTCTTTTTAATCAGTTATGGAACAGCAGTCATTAGCTGCTCCCATTTAGTGCTTTCATTGAACTTTTTATCTCTTGGCTATTCGTGGAATTCCGTTTTAGTGTACATGTTGAACTCCAATGATTTCACCGTTTTTTGTCTTTCGATTTTAAGTCTAACTCTTATCGTCTTCTTCCAAGGCCCATTGC is part of the Psychrobacillus sp. FSL H8-0483 genome and encodes:
- a CDS encoding ABC transporter permease, translated to MTKTLEFKKTGNLIDEVNSSPPTGFQVLVREFKKDKLAMFSLFALVLGILGIYIAAMFIDQEALMKVSLRDKFGEPGEKFFLGADQGGRSIIGQLIIGARNSITIALSVTIITGVIGVAVGLITGYFGGWIDNIFMRIIDFFITIPTLMIIIVFVTIIPKYTIASFVLIMSAFLWVGTARLVRSKSLTESRRDYVNASKTLGTRDATIIFKEIMPNLSSILIVELTLSFAGNVGLETGLSYLGFGLPQSVPSLGTLVSYANNPLILEDKWWVWLPASLLILVLMLAINYVGQAIRRSADARQRQG
- a CDS encoding oligopeptide ABC transporter substrate-binding protein, encoding MSKKLWALLAVLIAFMLVLGACNNDDKEGTTGTEVKEPEKTEEKEEEKEEVAEPTEPGDSSEFPLSVNNEGDAITGGTLKVALGTDTPFQGIFSLVLYEDGYDADIMEYADNSIFATDGDLLITDKGIASLEADPKTNKAIIKIREGVKWSDGEPLKIEDVIYPYLIIGHPDYQGIRYDGDFQNIIGAVEYHDGKADTISGLKKLDESTLEISFNKLSPAIFSGGDGVWGSAEPSHILKDIPVGQLLESDAVRKNPVTLGAFKYDKIVPGESVQFVRNENYWKGAPKLDGVLLKAVPSASISKAIQTGEYHMTAGSLPATKYPEIKDFDNITILAQPELSYSYLGFKLGKYDTATGLSTMDPAAKMSDVKLRQAMGYALDVEQVNEVYYDNLRSRATSLIPPAFSTFFDDSLKGYTYNKDQAIALLDEAGYKDTDGDGFRENPKGEKLEIKFAGMAGDAIAEEMAAFWIQNWADVGLKVVLSTGRLIEFNSFYDKVEADDPEIDIYMAAWGTGTNPSPAGLYGKEAAFNFSRFTTPELDELLKAIDSPEAFDSNYRANAFREWQLYMEENAPVIPTQFRTAIYTINKGVKNYDVDRANEEFDLSQVELLAEEPVKSTK